CGATGAGAAGCACGTCTATCAAAGTCCAAATGCCAAGACCTCCGAAGCTGAACAGCTTGCCTAGACCCTCTCTCCACTGGCCCAGGTAAAAGCGGTCTGCCCCAAAACCACCGAGGGTGATGCTAAGTGAGagtagaaacaaaaacaaaacaaaaaacacataaccTCTTTGCTGCTTTGTCATAGAGCTctattttacacacacagtggtgcctcgagatatgGGTGACCCAACTTAGTTTTTTGAGTTACGACCCGTCGATTGGTcgaatttttgctttgacttgtgagcccAAACTTGAGAAACGTGTGCTGTATGGCAGAGGGGGGCTCCACTCGAGAGCTAACAGCAGTTTGGCTGATAGAATTAGTaaatattgtgcaaaaaaaacgaggcttcaagctgtagATTGCCACTACCAGTTGGAGTTCACTTGAAAATTAAACTATAAGACAAAGAGAATGATACGTTGTCTATTTCAAACAACCAGAGCCTCCTTCAAACCTACAATGGAAAGCACCACAGCCACACGGACTAACAATtaacataatacaaaaataaaatacaagaacGCCAGCCAGGTGTTAAAACAATGTAAAGCTGTGGACAAGATTGCTGGAGAAGTTATGGCGATACGCCAACTGAAGACCAGAGCATTTGCTGTGGAGGAATCACGTAGAGCAGATCGATCGCCATATGCCAAACATTATTAAAGAGTGTGGTGCCAATATTGTACCGTGTTTGTACACAATGCTGTACTATTgagtgcaagtttttttttttttttttttttttaaattgaaatccatGTAAAATAAAAGGTTTTTCGACCGCTGACAAGACACACAGCCTTCCTGCACAACAAAGCAGAGAGGGCGGTGGTCGAGGGATGCACAACAAAAGCAGAGAGGGCATTTAAAAAGGTACAGCGACGGAAATGAAACTtcagtttgtgtttttatactgtatgtgagacTTTTGGCttgattatttttcataaaaacagCTAATATCGTTACAATCTcttctattatgtttttatgactaGATTCAGAACAGATTTATTGCGTTCCCATtctttttaatgaggaaatatCTTTGGAGATAAGTTTTTGAGTTACgcgcgtggtcacggaacaaattaaactatatatcaaggcaccactgtacagtgaATCCACACGAGTTTTGTTGAATGCAAATACATAATTGATTGCTCATTTTAGTtgtggtgtatttttttaatataacctTTAAAGTAGACAACTTTATGCGTATTACGACTTCAACGTGTGTTGGGCATACATAGGGGAACATATTGGGGTGCTGTTAAAGATCTGGAAAAGTTCAGCAGTAAAAggtaatacaaattaaaaaataaattaaaaaatgtattttataagcTTTGTTCTTACCTGAGCACCAACGCCGTGGACCACTTGTATCCTCCGGTCCAGTTACAATACAAACGCTTCTGAAAACGCCTTTTACCTACAGATGAACGAGTGAGAGTATACGTATACTTAAGAATAACCAAGAGTGTATTTTGTAATGGCAGAGGGAGAAGAAATTCAAGCAGGACACCATTTTTATATCCAGGTAACTTAACTGAAtaactatgtttttttttttttttgtttgtttgcttttttactATATGACTTTATATCCCATAAgattaaaatgttattcttgtaaaatgaccTTCCCCATATTACATTAATAATTTACAGttaattgaaataaaacatttattttataacaGTTTATAATAAAAGTACATCTCTATACCTTGGTGTGCAAAATGGCTGTTTTCAAAATCTCATACCAAcgttttttctcaaaatgttttttttttattacaacaaaTTTTTAATATTGAGAATTTTGACTGATAAAAGTGCAACTTTTCAAAATGTCTTCgagcaacattttaacatttttgtaaaaatagttCTTTGTAATACAGGAAAAACAACTTCctttaattgtaaaaaaaaaatttttttgtgtattagAATTCTTGTATAGTAATATCTCTCTTTAGtctaatagattttttttaattaaaaaaattatacttgtaaaatgacatgtaggtttggataaaatatgaaactttcaaacattttcaagctttttttttttttttaaacagtaactTTGTATTGTACTGGCCGTTTTaggccaataaaaacaaaccacaacagaataatgttgtactgtacagtaatatgggtgcatatggcctaaaacaaaaagtgcttcaatgtcgGACAACCCGCGGCCCATGAGTCCATTCGatcgagggtccactgtatgaCTTGTTACTCAAAATTAtaactttttaaatgatatttaaatCATCATAGTTTTTAAaccatcaaacaaaaaatatatatctttttttctcattgtcaGGAATTTCAAACACTTCAGAGCATTTCCACATCTCATGTATGCTatgaattttgaaaaaacatgatGCTAACACAAAAATAAGCAATTAGAAAAGTGGAGCACCAAACCAAAGAGTGTTGTGATGAGGTTTTAGAGGAGTACCTAAACAGTGCACATGCTCCAAGACGTTGCAAGTGGCGTTGTAGCGCTGCCGGGGGCAGGCCACAGTCATGCAGTTGGTGGAGTTGGAGCAGCGGTACTGCGTTGCGTCCAGCTGCCAGCAAAACTGACAGGTGACAGAAAGAGACAAGTTGCTTTGCTGCTGGCCCGACTCTCCCtgtacaaaacacaaacatggcATCAGTGGTGAGACACAAGAAGCTCAACAAAGAATGATGACTCAAATTGAAGGAGATAAAGTTACTCACAACACAGTGAACGCCCTTTTTGGGTTTACAGGAAAAGGAGGTTGGTTTCCCGTAGGTGCAATTGTGCTGGTAATTGCATTGTATGCAGTCAGCGGGCAATCGACTGCACAGCCCCCCACTGGGACATTTGGAGGCGTAGCTCTCCTCATCAGTGGAAGAAGCTGAAATTAAACAAGAACCTTCTGGTGTTAGCTGCAAGAATGTACGGACGAATATTTGGACAGGATTTTTCCTGCATACAGGAGGCTCATGCCTCTGCTTAATTTTCGACCTCCGGTTTTAAAACcgccctccttgagcagtcactttattgtggtggaggggtttttATGTCCCAATTATTCTTGGAGGTACGttttctggggctttatgcccctgccagggtcacccatggcgaacaggtccttggtgagggaccagacaaagctcaaaagacccctatgatgtaTAATAACATTGGAAGACCTTTTCACTTGCTcagacgcaggtcaccggggctcccctctggagccaggcctggaggtggggctcgaagaaGAGCGCCTGGTGGTTGGGCCTGCaaccatggggcccggccgggcacagcccgaaatggtaacgtgggtcccctttcccatgagctcaccacctgtgggatgcGCCATAGGGGGtgagtgcagtgtgagctgggtggtggccgaaggcagggaccttggggATCCGATGCCTAATTACAGCTGGCTCTAAGTACATGGAATGTCACGTCTCTGGCAAGGAAGgggcctgagctggtgtgtgaagttgagaagttccgacgagacgtagtcgggctcgcctccacacacagcttggactCTGtgttaccagtcctctcgagaaggGTTGTACTCTGCCACTCTGGAGTTGGCCACGGTGGGAGCCGCAGAGCAACCGTGGGTACACTTAATGCCCCCCGGCTcagtgcctgtacattggggttcaccgcagtggacgagagggtagcctcccacCATCTTCAGGTGGGGGGGATGGGTCTTTACTGCGGTTTGTGGGTGTACACCAAACGGCAGCTCAGAGTAcctaccctttttggagtccttgaaaGGTGTACTTGGAGAGCTCTCCCACTGGGGAATCAgacattctgctgggggacttcaatgctcacatgggcaaagacagtgagacctggaaggtcGTGACTGGGAGGAAGGaacccccccgatcagaacacgAACGGtgctctgttattggacttctatgcttatcacagattgtccataacaaacaccatgttcaagcataagggtgttcaTACATGCTCTTGGGACCAGGACACTCttggccgcagttcgatgatcaactttgtggtcgtgtcatcggacttgctgcCGCATGTCTTGAACACTCCGGTGACGAGAGGCGTGTAGCTGTCAacggatcaccacctggtggtgtgttggctccgctGGTGGGGAGAGATGCCGGTCCAaactggcaggcccaaacgtattgtgagggtctgctgggaacgtctgtcagaagaattttaaatttttgtgcgtctcagacacgggacacacatcaaacgagatcccgaAAACCTGTCTTAAAACCCATTTCCAAGACTTAGCAtctgttttagtgtttttctgtttggtttttgttttcaatttccaccactttgttttcagctgtggttgtatttaaaagtactttagaaataaagttgagttgagaaaaaaaactgtgacaACTGCGGCTTTTCCCAGAAGCCGGACTGGCcagtgtctctctctctgttgattgcgccagtaaacaacagctgcCAATTCTGGAATGAACAGACTTTGTTCGCTACAAAGGGACATTTTGAGTTCCAACCGGGCACTATTTTCTATAAATTAAATCCAAAGTCTGTAGGTTCCATGTCCCTTaaatggaggttccactgtacatcatCAGATTTAACTTGCACCGCCCCCTACTGCACCATTTATGCATATTATGGGCTGTTGAAAGTGTGGCACCTTGTGGCCTGACTGATAAGGAagcgttattaggaatcccacttgTGTTCGAGGCAAGACATGCCCCTCTCCGATATTACTGGCTGGAGGACACACGCCACTGCAATATGAATGGCTATATgatcccactaaccctaactgtaacccatcctaaaccccAACCCTATCCCTAAAcctctttgttttcattttgtacaaatgtgatacatatttggaaTGGTCATCTCGTTATAGCTGCATAGCCTGCCCATTCCGCGATACAGGAACCAATTATGTTGAAAACTtgagtgggattcctaataacatGATAAGGAAGGCAGTTGCTCCAATAACATACCTTTACTTCTCATTATGGGTTTGAGTACGGCTGTATATTTTACTCAAATTGTTTACAATGTTCACAATTTCCTGTAGCCGATTGTGAGTAGTGggtatgttactaaatccagaGAAATGGCTGCCATTTTCTTCCCATTCTTTTTTGTACTTGATTTCGGCACATTCATTTAGTGGAGGTCCACCAAAATGACGTTTTCTCAGTGTTTCACACAAGGTAATACTTGTTCTTTTTCAGATTACATTGCTGGAAAATCCATTTACCACCTggtttttgaatttttcaatTCGGTTGGAGCTTTTCTTtggttctgacaaagatgaaaatgttcctcgatttTGGCACTGAAaatcacacattcacacatgatATATACACGTcacacgtgtatgtgtgtgtgtgtgtgtgtgtgtatatatatatatatatatatatatatatatatatatatatacacacacacacacacacatacatataacaTATCAGACCAAAGAGTCAAGGGTTCAGGTTCCTAATGATTTACACAGATTTCTGGGCAGAAcattttggcaattttttttcataaaaagtgacaaaatccttaatccttatcAGATTCTTACAAACTTAGGCTCATTTGTTTAACACTCCTCCAGCTGATATCATATTGTTTTATGTGaaggtatggaaaatggatggacagatggatggtattttgaaaattttagtaTCATACCTATGAGGTGCAAATGAAATGTtatcttttacattttattgaaaaGTTGAACTCATATACAGTTGAACAATTTCAATGGAGCGGTGTGAAGAATCTACAAACAGGAAGAACAAGATTACTTGACCAACGTTGCCCCAACGGCCACAGCTGGAATCGGAAGCCAGTTGAACCGTAAAATCGTCCAGAGTGGCCGGCGAGAATTATACCACTGAACCACTCATGCCTTGAAAACGGAGAAGTCCGTTGTGGGAATGGAAACGCAAAAAACTGAAGAACGTGAATGAATGAAGAGTTTACCTGAGGCTGCAGCAGGCACCTCCGGGCTGGTGATGACCGAGCCTGGCTGGGCATCTCTGGTGTACGGAGGCTCCTGGCCAACGTGCGAGGAACTCAGGTACCCTTTAAAGGCAAACAACAATGTGCACTCATCTCGGTATTAACACATTTTGTATGTACACGACAGGCTAATGTCTGTTTAAATTGAAACATCAGAACATAACAACTCAATATGTGAAATAAATTTTATGGACAAGTAGCACCTCTGGTGACCCGAACTAGCCAGTTTTGAGTGTTAGCCTGACCCGGTCGCAAAAGGCGTAACTGTTGTGTATGCGCGACACTGTTGACAGGTACATCTTGAACATTCACAGTAACCACGAAAGGAACCTACCGTTGACACACTGCAGGAAATTGTTCGTCGACAAAAGGAGAACGATTCCGTAGGTTCTGATGCATCGTCCGCGGTCAGGTCGCCACTGTTGACAAGCCATTTGTCGCTTGCTTCTCGTCTTCCTCGTTACGTCCTCTTTCCTCCTCGTTGGTTTCCTGCTTGTCGATTAATGGCGAAATAAGCTCGTTATCGCCCCTTACGGCTTCTTACGGTACACCAGCAGAATCGAATGAGAGCCTCACTGTAGGATTTTGCTTCATAAAATTGATAGTTTAAAAACATATGTACTTAATAACACAAGTTTTTTTAACATCCCCATTTATTCACGTTTACCCATCTGAAATAGTTGTCTCAGTCACTGCttctttcatatattttttcttacgttttgttttacattttttaaattgtgtggaaTGTCATTTTATGTACATGTGAGCTACTGGAACGAAGACTGAAACTGAATTAGTGATAATCTTcttattttcctttcggcttgtcccgttaggggtcgccacagcgtgtcatccttttccatgtaagcctatctcctccatcctcctctcgaacaccaactgccctcatgtcttccctcacgacatccatcaaccttctctttggtcttcctctagctctcttgcctggccagcagctccatcttcatcatccttctaccaatatattcactatttctcctctggaatgtgtccaaaccatcgaagtatGCTCTCTCTaaatttgtctccaaaacatcgaaccttggctgtccctctgatgagctcatttctaattttatccaacctggtcactccgagagcgaacctcaacatcttcatttccgccacctccagctctgcttcctgttgtctcttcagtgccacagtctctaatccgtacatcatggctggcctcaccactgttttataaactttgcccttcatccgagcagagactcttctgtcacataacacacctgacaccttcctccacccgttccaacctgcttggacccgttttcgtcacttcctgaccacactcaccattgctctggacggttgaccccaagtatttaaagtcctccacccttgctatctcttctccctgtagcctcactcttcccccacgacccctctcattcatgcacatatattctgtcttacttcggctaatctccattcctcttctttccagtgcatgcctccatctttctaactgttcctccagctgctccctgctttcactgaagatcccaatgtcatctgcaaacatcatggtccacggggattccagtctaacctcatctgtcagcctatccatcaccactgcaaaaaggaaggggctcagggctgatccctgatgcagtcccacctccaccttaaattcgtctgtcacacctgctgccctcgtacatgtcctgtattattctaacatacttctctgccactccagacttcggcatgcagtaccacagttcctctctgggtactctgtcataggctttctctagatctacaaagccACAATGTCGCTCCTTCTGACCTACTCTGTAcgtttccatcaacatcctcaaggcaaataatgcatctgtggtactctttctaggcatgaaaccatactgttgcttgcaaatactcacttgtgtcctgagtctagcctccactactctttcccataacttcattgtgtggctcatcaacattattcccacagctctgcacatcacctttgttcttaaaaatgggcaccagtacactttttctccattcctcaggcatcttctcacgcactagaattctattgaacaagctggtcaaaaactccacagccacctctcctagatgcttccatacctccacaggaatgtcatcaggaccaactgcctttccatttttcatcctctttaatgcctaacttcccccttactaatcattgccacttcctggtccaccccacttgcctcttctactctcccttctctcttattttcctcattcatcaactcctcgaagtattctttccatctcgctagcacactgctggcaccagtcaacatatttccatctctatccttaatcaccctaacctgctgcacatccttcccatctctatccctctgtctggccagcctgtatagatccttttctccttctttagtgtccaacctgccatacatgtcatcatatgcctcgtttggcctttgccacctctacctttgccgtgtcgcatctcaatgcattcctttcgcctctcctcggtcctctcagtgtcccacttcttcttagctaacctttttccttgtatgatttcctgtactgtggggttccaccaccaagtctccttctctcctttcctgccagaagatacaccaagtactctcatgcctgcttctctgatcaccttggctgcagtggtccagtcttctggaagctcctccgtccaccgagaacctgtctcacctcttcccgaaaagctgcacaacactcgtcctgtctcagctttcaCCATATGGTTCTCTTCTCATAGTGATAATAAATCTATTTTATCTACAGTGGGTATttagtctacacacccctgtttaaatggTAAATATGTGATAGAAATTAAGAACAagacaaataattgaaaaaccTTCCATCCTTAATGTGACCTGTGGCCAGTacaattcatccatcaattttctgagccgcttctcctcactagggtcgcggacgtgcttgaaactatcccagctgtcatcgggcaagaggcggggtacaccctgaactggttgccagccaatcgcagggcacatacaaacaaccattcgcactcacagtcacagtcacctacgggcaatttagagtcaccatttaatgcatgtttttgggatgtgggaggaaaccggagcgcctggagaaaacccccacaggcacggggagaacatgcaaactccacaccagcagggccggggattgaacccgggtcctcagaattgtgaggctgacgctctaaccagtcggtcaccttGCCGCCTCAGTACAATTcaattgggggaaaaataaaagaaaaggaaTTATTTTCAAGGGACGTAAACAtcaacaactgagataatgtgctTACACAAGTTTGCATGCCACTTATAACTGGtgatgtgactgtgttcagaaataaacattcaaattcatgttaaatgggagtcagcacacacctgccacaaatTTAAAAtccctctgattaaccccaaatgtgtgtgtgtgtgtcaccgcCCCTGGTTGAAATCGAAGGAaatatgaatgcggccaagtacagggatatcctggacgaagaCCTTCTgcagtgctcaggacctcagactgggccgaagggtcaccttccaACTAAACAataaccctaagcacacagctaaaataatgaaagagtggcttcagaacaactccgtgactgttcttgaatggcccagccagagtcctgacttaaacccaattgagcatctctagagacctgaaaatggctgtccaccaacactcaccatccaacctgatagaactggagaggatctgcaaggaggaatggcagaagatccccaaatccaggtgtgaaaaacttgttgtatccttcccaaaaagactcattgctgtatcagctcaaaagggtgcttctacgaaatactgagcaaagggtctgaatacttatggctgtgataattcagtttttttttttttaataaatcagcaaatatttcaacaattccatttttttccattaataaagggtgctgtatgtacattaatgagaaagaaaatgaacttaaatgattttagcaaatggctgcaatataacaaagagtgaaaagttataggaggtctgaatactttccgtacccactgtgtgtatgtgtgtgtatatttgtatataagtgtatatttgtatataaaagtatataagtgtatatttgtatataaaagCAATGAGAGTGTACCAGTGTGATGCGGATATAATGGattttgtgcaaatgatgcagtcctcaaacaatttagagcaatttaaaaatgaataggagtgcaatgatctggtacagtgacaaattgtgcaaatgttgcatttACTATAGTTCTCAAACAGATAAGTGATCAGCACTAATGAagtgtgcaaatagtgcagcatggtaaGACAGTCTGTGTACGAATAATGAAAAAGTATCCCGACAGATGCACAAAACGGCAGCTGTTACAATGAAATTTTAAGTCAACTGTTGAAGTCAAGTTAATGGGGACGAAGTTGTTGgtatgtctgctggttttagtttgcattttaCGGtaagtgcctacctgagggaaggagctggaataggtAGTGACCAGGATCTGGAGGGTCATAGAGGATTTAGATTTTGCCTGCCCTTGTTTTAgtcctggcagcgtgcaagacGTCAAGAGTGGGTAGGTCAGTACCGATAGTTTTTTTGAGCAGCcttgactgtccgttgcagtctgattttgtccttatttgtggcagcaccaaactcGACTGAGATGGGTGAACACAGAACCGATTCAATTACTGCTTAGTAGAACTGCCTCAATAGCTCCtacggcaggccgtgcttcctcagaaaccGGAGGAAGTACATCTTCTGCAGGGTCTTTtggaggatggagttgatgttggtctcccacttcaggtcatgagaaactgtaatttccaggaacttgaaggtcttgacggttgacagggcagttggacagcgtgaagggcagctgtggggaaggatgtttcctgaagtcaacaatcatctctaccatcttgagtgtgttcagctccaggttgtgttggcggCAACAAAGCTCCAGCCaatccacttcctgtcgatatgcagactcatcacagtctttgatgaggccaatgactgtggtgtcttCTTTAAACTTCAggggtttgacagccgggtgcgttgaggtgcagtcgctCATGTAGagcgagaagagcagcggagataggacacatccttggggcgccacggtcctgatggtgcgtgtggatgaggtggtgtcccccagcctcaccagCTGTGTCCTGCCAATCAGTTATCTGTAGATCCACTagcagatggcaggcaagatattgagctggagaagcttggaggagaggagtttggagATGGTGTTCaacacagagctgaagtcctCGAACAGGACCCTCATGTAGGTCCCTGCCCTGTCTAGCTGTTCCAAGATGAAgtacagtcccatgttgactgtatcatccacagacctgtttggtcgataggcaaactgcagggggtccagcaggggtaaATGAAGgcaatgtaatgtaaatattaTTACAGGAATCTTGATAATGTAAACACTGGGCAAAAGGTGGCCCATTTCCAACCCGGttttatttgcttattttacatacaaaaacaaaacaagctgcACTTTAACATGATTTATTTCCCTTCCAAGAAGAGACAGGCCATTTACATTTTCTGTCTTCATAATGGCAGGCGACACATACATTCCTTAAAACCACCAACCACTTCTGATCAATCTAATTTTCAACCTTTAATAGCACGTTCCCAAAACCACCTTCACGTGACACATCTATCATTGTATTGTCATCTGGAGAAAACTGAGGAAAACAGTTCCCAGTTGGATGTCAACCATTCCATCAGAACTCCTCTTCTGCATTTCGACAGCGGGACTGCTTGAGGAGGCTCAGGCGGGCCAGCGCCTCGGCCACCGATAGTTCACCGTGGATTTTGTTGTCTCTGGTGCGCACGTTGACGCTGCTGGTCGTCTTTTCTTTCTCGCCAACCACTGCCAAGGCACAACACCACCAACACTGGTTCATGCCAAGTGACACAGCTCCCCTAACACATGGTCCCTGACTGGTGCTTGAGAATTTATCACATATGGGAAGTAAGCCAGTAAAGAACTCTGGGGGGAGAAAAGTCCAACTGGGTGGTCTAATTGAGTCAACAATTAAGTGAAAATGAGCCACATACACAAGTGGCGTGATCTATTTGCTTAAAAGCCATGCCATCACAATTTTACTTtttagatagacagacagatggatgtTGAAAATGACCAGAATACCCTTTTTCCAAGCTATTTGGTCTTTTCGCCTAGTATTTGAAATGGcaggatttctcattaatatttgacatgtaaataagctttgccctgattggatcactcatcttctcaatttaaatatggaaaacagcatcGCTCTGATTGCCCATTAACATCTCGGTAGCCAAACGTTCATAGCTACGGAGCCTTCTATATGGGGTCTTACTATCAGGGTGAAGCAGTGGACTGTTTGCCaactaatagggaacgtgagcaGAAATGTCCAACCCACAACCTCACACAAGAGGGGACGTGCAACAAAAAGACATATTGAGAAGCTGGTCCTGCGCTCCCATTCAATCATTTCAACATAACCGGCGCATACTGTTCATTGCTCATGCACTTTTTGCTGACAATGACCACGAGCTTCGCTATTTAATCCACAGTTACATGACAacttataaatatagt
This sequence is a window from Phycodurus eques isolate BA_2022a chromosome 2, UOR_Pequ_1.1, whole genome shotgun sequence. Protein-coding genes within it:
- the tm2d3 gene encoding TM2 domain-containing protein 3 isoform X2 — encoded protein: MACQQWRPDRGRCIRTYGIVLLLSTNNFLQCVNGYLSSSHVGQEPPYTRDAQPGSVITSPEVPAAASASSTDEESYASKCPSGGLCSRLPADCIQCNYQHNCTYGKPTSFSCKPKKGVHCVGESGQQQSNLSLSVTCQFCWQLDATQYRCSNSTNCMTVACPRQRYNATCNVLEHVHCLGKRRFQKRLYCNWTGGYKWSTALVLSCRR
- the tm2d3 gene encoding TM2 domain-containing protein 3 isoform X1, with amino-acid sequence MACQQWRPDRGRCIRTYGIVLLLSTNNFLQCVNGYLSSSHVGQEPPYTRDAQPGSVITSPEVPAAASASSTDEESYASKCPSGGLCSRLPADCIQCNYQHNCTYGKPTSFSCKPKKGVHCVGESGQQQSNLSLSVTCQFCWQLDATQYRCSNSTNCMTVACPRQRYNATCNVLEHVHCLGKRRFQKRLYCNWTGGYKWSTALVLSITLGGFGADRFYLGQWREGLGKLFSFGGLGIWTLIDVLLIAVGYVGPADGSLYI